In Desulfuromonas acetoxidans DSM 684, a genomic segment contains:
- the lptG gene encoding LPS export ABC transporter permease LptG, giving the protein MTLIQRYLLTTFTKITSLSLAAFVGIYLLVDFFEKVDDFLEHEAAAHLYIAYFAWKIPLIVSQMLPLTILLGTFLTLGGFTKTNELTAMRAGGIGLQRIVTPFLVTAVLLTGINFALNEFLVPVGTQRSNHIFRTEVKGKTQMLAKRNDLWFREANTLYHIQLALPEKKQLRGISLYLVDSQLNLLTRIEAQAATFKEDQWQAEHVTVRHFDPQSRQLTAQKEENLRLLPLKKTPEDFGTVSGKNEELSFTQLSKISTQMQREGLDATRYRVDMHSRLSTPFACIIMAFLAIPFALQKSRNVNLSLGISISVLIGISFFIVQSTLIALGYSTVLPPFIAAWAANIIFALVGLFLLLSTRD; this is encoded by the coding sequence ATGACACTGATTCAGCGCTACCTTCTCACCACATTCACCAAAATCACCAGCCTGTCGCTGGCCGCTTTTGTCGGCATCTACCTGCTCGTTGATTTTTTTGAAAAAGTGGATGACTTTCTTGAACATGAGGCAGCGGCCCACCTCTATATCGCTTATTTTGCCTGGAAGATTCCACTGATTGTTTCGCAGATGCTTCCCCTGACAATCCTGCTGGGAACATTTTTGACTCTGGGCGGATTTACCAAGACCAATGAGTTAACCGCAATGCGTGCCGGTGGCATAGGCTTACAACGCATTGTTACGCCTTTTCTTGTGACTGCAGTCCTGTTAACCGGAATCAACTTTGCGTTAAATGAATTTCTCGTCCCCGTCGGTACCCAGCGCTCCAACCATATTTTTCGTACCGAGGTTAAGGGAAAGACGCAAATGCTGGCCAAGCGCAACGACCTGTGGTTCCGCGAAGCCAACACGCTGTACCATATCCAACTGGCTCTGCCTGAAAAGAAACAGCTGCGCGGGATCTCCCTCTACCTGGTAGACAGTCAATTGAACCTGTTAACACGCATTGAGGCGCAAGCTGCCACATTCAAAGAGGACCAGTGGCAGGCCGAACACGTGACCGTGCGTCACTTCGACCCACAAAGCCGTCAACTGACCGCGCAGAAAGAAGAGAATTTACGCCTGCTGCCGCTAAAGAAAACGCCGGAAGATTTCGGTACAGTGTCAGGCAAAAACGAAGAGTTGAGTTTTACTCAACTCTCAAAAATAAGCACCCAAATGCAACGAGAAGGCCTGGATGCAACCCGCTACCGCGTTGATATGCATTCGCGGCTCTCAACCCCGTTTGCCTGCATCATCATGGCCTTTCTGGCCATCCCTTTTGCGTTACAGAAGAGTCGCAATGTCAACCTGTCTCTGGGAATCTCCATCAGCGTATTGATCGGCATTTCGTTTTTCATCGTTCAATCAACGCTTATCGCTCTGGGCTATTCGACGGTTCTGCCACCATTCATCGCGGCCTGGGCGGCCAATATTATCTTCGCCCTGGTCGGACTATTCCTGCTGTTATCCACGCGCGATTAA
- the metK gene encoding methionine adenosyltransferase — MPMTDFMFTSESVSEGHPDKMADQISDAILDAILAQDNTARVACETLVTTGMAMLAGEITTHARIDYADIVRQTIREIGYVGSDVGFDADTCAVMTSLDRQSPDISQGVTAGEGLHKEQGAGDQGLMFGFACNDTPQLMPMPIVYAHNLTQRLSAVRKEGVVDFLRPDSKSQVSIEYIDDKPSRIDAVVVSTQHAPEATLAQIEEAVMEEVVKKVLPVDLLDAKTKYYINPTGRFVVGGPMGDCGLTGRKIIVDTYGGQGSHGGGAFSGKDPSKVDRSASYMARYVAKNVVAAGLAEKCEVQIAYAIGVAEPVSVMINAFGTGVIASDQIARIVQEEFDLRPAGIIETLDLLRPIYRPTASYGHFGRELPDFTWEKTDRVASLRSRAGL, encoded by the coding sequence ATGCCAATGACAGACTTTATGTTTACCTCGGAATCGGTCAGTGAAGGCCATCCCGATAAGATGGCGGATCAGATTTCTGATGCGATCCTTGATGCGATCCTGGCCCAGGATAATACGGCACGTGTCGCCTGCGAAACGCTGGTAACCACCGGTATGGCCATGCTGGCCGGTGAAATTACCACCCATGCTCGTATTGACTATGCCGATATTGTTCGCCAAACAATCCGTGAGATCGGTTATGTTGGTAGCGATGTAGGTTTTGACGCGGATACCTGTGCGGTTATGACGTCACTGGATCGCCAGTCTCCTGATATTTCTCAAGGCGTTACTGCCGGGGAAGGGCTTCACAAAGAACAGGGTGCCGGTGATCAGGGCCTGATGTTTGGTTTTGCTTGCAACGATACGCCGCAATTGATGCCGATGCCAATTGTTTATGCGCACAATCTTACCCAACGCCTGTCTGCGGTGCGTAAAGAGGGGGTTGTTGATTTTCTTCGCCCTGATAGCAAATCGCAGGTGTCGATTGAGTATATTGACGACAAGCCGTCACGCATTGATGCTGTTGTTGTCTCGACTCAGCATGCTCCTGAAGCGACTCTGGCCCAGATCGAAGAAGCCGTCATGGAGGAAGTTGTCAAAAAGGTTCTTCCTGTTGATCTTCTCGATGCCAAAACCAAGTATTACATCAATCCGACGGGCCGCTTTGTTGTTGGTGGCCCGATGGGTGACTGCGGTCTGACTGGTCGTAAGATTATTGTCGACACTTATGGTGGGCAAGGGTCTCATGGTGGTGGTGCCTTTTCCGGTAAAGATCCTTCCAAGGTTGATCGCAGTGCGTCCTATATGGCGCGTTACGTGGCGAAGAATGTTGTCGCTGCCGGTCTGGCCGAAAAATGCGAAGTTCAGATTGCTTATGCGATCGGTGTTGCTGAACCGGTCAGTGTCATGATTAATGCGTTCGGAACCGGGGTGATTGCCTCGGACCAGATTGCCCGCATTGTTCAGGAAGAGTTTGATCTGCGTCCGGCTGGTATTATTGAAACCTTGGACCTGTTGCGGCCGATTTATCGTCCGACAGCGTCTTATGGCCATTTTGGTCGTGAACTGCCAGACTTTACCTGGGAAAAAACCGATCGGGTGGCGTCACTACGCAGTCGCGCTGGCCTTTAA
- the tsf gene encoding translation elongation factor Ts, whose protein sequence is MAKITASMVAELRSKTGAGMMDCKKALGETDGNVEEAIDFLRKKGLSAAAKKSGRVAAEGAIVAAGEGSVGVLVEVNAETDFVAKNDAFCNFSSAVAGVVADSAPADLDALKALPFPGTGRNVGDELTHQIATIGENINIRRFVRSEVTSGVVESYIHAGGKIGVLVELQTEKADDPAVAATARQIAMHVAAASPQYLCRDNVPEDVVEKEKDIMRVKAKESGKPDNIIDKIIVGQINKFFGEICLLEQAFVIDPDQKVNKVVEALAKQIGADVTLVNYERYQLGEGIEKRADDFAAEVAALTK, encoded by the coding sequence ATGGCTAAGATTACTGCATCAATGGTTGCTGAACTGCGTTCCAAGACCGGCGCAGGGATGATGGATTGTAAAAAAGCTCTGGGTGAAACGGACGGAAACGTTGAGGAAGCGATCGATTTTCTTCGTAAAAAAGGTTTGTCTGCTGCTGCCAAAAAATCCGGCCGTGTGGCTGCCGAAGGCGCTATTGTTGCTGCAGGTGAAGGTTCGGTCGGTGTCTTGGTTGAGGTAAACGCCGAGACTGACTTTGTTGCTAAAAACGATGCATTCTGCAATTTCTCTTCTGCTGTTGCAGGTGTTGTTGCCGATTCGGCACCGGCAGACCTTGATGCACTCAAAGCGCTGCCGTTCCCCGGTACCGGGCGAAATGTCGGCGATGAGTTGACCCATCAAATTGCGACAATCGGTGAGAATATCAATATTCGCCGTTTTGTCCGTAGTGAAGTTACCTCCGGTGTTGTTGAATCTTATATTCACGCCGGCGGGAAAATAGGTGTTCTGGTTGAACTGCAGACTGAAAAAGCTGATGATCCTGCTGTTGCTGCAACCGCACGTCAAATCGCGATGCATGTTGCTGCTGCCAGTCCTCAATATTTGTGCCGCGATAATGTTCCTGAGGATGTTGTTGAAAAAGAAAAAGACATCATGCGTGTCAAGGCCAAAGAGAGTGGCAAGCCGGACAATATCATTGATAAAATTATCGTCGGTCAGATCAACAAGTTTTTCGGCGAGATCTGTCTGCTCGAGCAGGCCTTTGTCATTGACCCGGATCAGAAGGTCAACAAAGTTGTCGAAGCTTTGGCCAAGCAGATTGGCGCTGATGTGACGTTGGTAAACTATGAGCGTTATCAGCTCGGCGAAGGTATTGAGAAGCGCGCCGACGATTTTGCTGCTGAGGTTGCTGCTCTGACCAAATAA
- the pyrH gene encoding UMP kinase has protein sequence MSDKGPKFKKILLKLSGEALAGDNGYGIDPEIINGIAGEIREVIDLGVQVALVIGGGNIFRGLAASSAGMDRASADYMGMLATVMNSLALQDALEKVDVITRVQSAIEMREIAEPYIRRRAVRHLEKGRVVIFAAGTGNPYFTTDTAASLRAMEIGAEVILKATKVDGVFDADPAKNPAAKKYDSLSYLDVLQKGLQVMDATATSLCMDNDLPILVFNLTQPGNIKKVVLGDPIGTIVKGES, from the coding sequence ATGTCCGACAAAGGCCCGAAATTTAAGAAAATATTGCTCAAACTTAGCGGAGAAGCTCTGGCCGGTGACAATGGTTATGGGATTGATCCTGAGATCATCAATGGCATTGCCGGTGAGATTCGAGAAGTCATCGATCTTGGCGTGCAGGTTGCTCTGGTCATTGGCGGCGGCAATATTTTCCGCGGTCTGGCGGCATCTTCTGCCGGCATGGATCGTGCCAGTGCTGATTACATGGGGATGTTAGCAACCGTCATGAACAGCCTGGCACTCCAGGATGCGTTGGAAAAGGTCGATGTGATTACCCGGGTACAGTCTGCTATTGAAATGCGTGAGATTGCTGAACCCTATATTCGACGCCGTGCTGTACGCCACCTTGAAAAGGGACGTGTGGTGATCTTTGCTGCTGGAACCGGTAACCCGTATTTCACGACGGATACGGCTGCCAGTTTGCGGGCGATGGAGATCGGTGCCGAGGTGATTCTCAAGGCAACCAAGGTGGACGGTGTTTTTGATGCTGATCCGGCGAAGAACCCTGCAGCGAAGAAATATGATTCTCTTTCCTATCTGGATGTTCTCCAGAAGGGACTGCAGGTGATGGATGCTACAGCGACCTCGTTGTGTATGGATAATGACCTGCCGATCCTGGTTTTCAATCTGACCCAACCTGGAAACATCAAAAAGGTTGTGCTGGGAGATCCGATTGGCACTATCGTCAAAGGAGAGTCATAA
- the ahcY gene encoding adenosylhomocysteinase has translation MSSMSEESIVKDMALAGWGRKEITIAETEMPGLMAVREEYQAQKPLKGARISGSLHMTIQTAVLIETLVALGADVRWASCNIFSTQDHAAAAIAETGVPVFAYKGESLEEYWEFTKKTLSFPDGPTMILDDGGDATLLVHRGVAREKEYEASGTLPEICQDHEEVQILDTLLNKTLQEDPQFWRKISANLIGVSEETTTGVHRLYQMARDNVLMFPAFNVNDSVTKSKFDNLYGCRESLIDGIKRATDVMVAGKQCVVLGYGDVGKGCAQAFRGMGAMVSVTEIDPICALQACMEGFNVVDMDEACRWGDIFVTTTGNVDVINRSHMDQMKDQSIVCNIGHFDSEIQVESLFSDDTLTVHEIKPQVDQIEWPDGKRITLLARGRLVNLGCATGHPSFVMSNSFANQVLAQIELWLNNDQYGKQVYVLPKVLDEKVARLHLGKLGAKLTTLTQKQADYLDIKVEGPYKPEHYRY, from the coding sequence ATGAGTTCGATGTCTGAAGAATCGATTGTTAAAGATATGGCTCTGGCTGGCTGGGGTCGCAAAGAGATCACCATCGCTGAAACGGAAATGCCCGGTTTGATGGCGGTGCGTGAGGAGTATCAGGCACAAAAGCCTCTCAAGGGCGCACGTATCTCCGGTTCATTGCATATGACGATTCAGACTGCTGTACTTATCGAGACTCTGGTCGCGCTTGGTGCTGATGTGCGGTGGGCCAGCTGCAACATCTTTTCCACTCAGGATCATGCCGCAGCAGCTATTGCAGAGACTGGTGTTCCGGTCTTTGCTTACAAAGGGGAGTCTCTCGAAGAGTATTGGGAGTTTACCAAGAAGACGCTGTCCTTCCCTGACGGCCCGACTATGATTCTCGATGATGGCGGTGATGCGACATTGCTGGTGCATCGTGGGGTTGCCCGTGAAAAGGAATATGAAGCCTCCGGCACACTTCCTGAGATTTGTCAGGATCATGAAGAGGTTCAGATTCTTGATACGTTACTGAACAAAACCCTGCAGGAGGACCCGCAGTTCTGGCGGAAAATCTCTGCCAATCTGATCGGAGTAAGCGAAGAAACAACCACCGGTGTTCATCGCCTTTACCAGATGGCCCGTGATAACGTCTTGATGTTCCCGGCGTTCAATGTCAATGATTCTGTGACCAAAAGTAAGTTTGATAACCTCTATGGTTGCCGCGAGTCGCTGATCGATGGCATCAAGCGGGCCACCGACGTGATGGTAGCTGGGAAGCAGTGCGTGGTGCTTGGTTATGGCGATGTCGGAAAAGGCTGTGCTCAGGCTTTTCGTGGTATGGGAGCCATGGTTTCGGTGACGGAAATAGATCCGATCTGTGCGCTGCAGGCATGCATGGAGGGCTTCAACGTTGTTGACATGGATGAAGCCTGCCGTTGGGGAGATATTTTTGTAACAACAACCGGTAACGTTGATGTGATCAATCGTAGTCATATGGACCAGATGAAAGATCAGTCTATTGTCTGCAATATCGGCCATTTTGATTCTGAAATTCAGGTGGAATCTCTGTTTAGCGATGACACTCTGACTGTTCATGAAATCAAGCCGCAAGTTGATCAGATTGAATGGCCCGATGGCAAGCGCATTACGCTGCTCGCCCGTGGCCGGCTGGTTAATCTCGGCTGTGCCACTGGCCACCCCAGCTTTGTTATGAGTAACAGCTTTGCGAATCAGGTGCTGGCACAGATCGAATTGTGGCTCAACAACGATCAGTATGGGAAGCAGGTTTATGTGTTACCGAAGGTGCTGGATGAAAAGGTGGCCCGTTTGCATCTTGGTAAGCTTGGAGCCAAACTGACCACGCTGACCCAGAAGCAGGCTGATTATTTGGATATTAAGGTTGAAGGTCCTTATAAGCCAGAGCACTATCGTTATTAA
- the rpsB gene encoding 30S ribosomal protein S2 — MAKVTMKQLLEAGVHFGHQTKRWNPKMKPYIFGARNGIYIIDLQRTVRYFRSAYNFVKSVVENGDSILFVGTKKQAQDSIREEADRAGQYYVNHRWLGGMLTNFATIKGSIDRLKKIETMSEDGTFELLTKKECLQLDRERIKLEKNLGGIKGMTKLPGAMFVIDPKKEAIAVCEAKKLGIPVVAVVDTNCDPDEIDYIIPGNDDAIRAIRLFVSSMADASIEGAQAREAAICSENEGAAAAEKTAEVVEGEAKEA; from the coding sequence ATGGCAAAAGTTACAATGAAGCAGCTGCTGGAAGCGGGCGTTCACTTTGGTCACCAGACCAAGCGTTGGAACCCGAAAATGAAACCTTACATTTTCGGTGCTCGTAATGGAATTTACATCATCGATCTGCAACGGACTGTTCGTTATTTCCGTTCGGCATACAACTTTGTAAAAAGCGTTGTCGAAAATGGCGACAGCATTCTGTTCGTCGGTACCAAGAAGCAGGCGCAGGATTCCATTCGTGAAGAAGCTGATCGCGCGGGTCAATACTATGTTAATCATCGCTGGCTCGGTGGTATGCTGACCAACTTCGCAACGATCAAGGGTAGCATCGACCGCCTGAAAAAAATTGAAACCATGTCTGAAGACGGCACGTTTGAGCTGCTGACCAAAAAAGAGTGTCTGCAACTTGATCGTGAACGGATTAAGCTGGAGAAAAACCTTGGTGGTATCAAGGGCATGACCAAGCTTCCGGGCGCAATGTTTGTCATTGACCCCAAGAAAGAGGCCATTGCTGTTTGTGAAGCCAAAAAACTCGGCATTCCTGTTGTTGCTGTTGTCGACACCAACTGTGATCCGGATGAGATTGATTACATCATCCCCGGTAATGACGATGCTATTCGCGCGATTCGCCTGTTTGTTTCCAGCATGGCGGATGCTAGCATCGAAGGTGCTCAGGCACGTGAAGCGGCGATCTGCTCTGAAAACGAGGGCGCAGCAGCGGCTGAAAAAACTGCTGAAGTGGTTGAAGGCGAAGCTAAAGAAGCCTAG
- the frr gene encoding ribosome recycling factor — protein MVKDIMSKERKSMDGAIDALKRELSKVRTGRASVSLLDEVCVDYYGTPTPLNQVGTLSVPEARLITIQPWEKNLLPEIEKAIFKSDLGLTPSSDGDLIRISIPPLTEERRKEMVKLVKSKSEETKISIRSSRRDGNDALKKLEKDKEITEDDLKRSEKEMQDLTDKYVQKCDDIVAEKEKELMEV, from the coding sequence ATGGTTAAGGACATCATGTCAAAAGAGCGCAAGTCTATGGACGGCGCCATTGATGCTCTCAAGCGAGAGTTGAGCAAAGTCAGGACCGGGCGAGCTTCCGTTTCGTTGCTTGATGAAGTGTGTGTTGATTATTACGGCACACCGACACCGTTAAATCAGGTTGGAACGCTTTCGGTTCCTGAGGCACGACTGATTACGATCCAACCCTGGGAAAAGAATCTGCTGCCGGAAATTGAAAAAGCGATTTTTAAATCAGACTTGGGGCTCACACCTTCGTCTGATGGTGATCTGATCCGAATTTCGATTCCCCCTTTGACCGAAGAACGCCGTAAAGAGATGGTCAAACTGGTCAAGTCCAAGAGTGAAGAAACGAAGATCAGTATTCGCAGCAGTCGCCGTGATGGTAACGATGCATTGAAGAAACTCGAAAAAGACAAAGAAATTACTGAGGATGATCTTAAGCGATCTGAAAAAGAGATGCAGGATCTGACCGATAAGTATGTGCAAAAATGTGATGATATTGTCGCTGAAAAAGAAAAAGAGCTGATGGAAGTATAA
- the ptsP gene encoding phosphoenolpyruvate--protein phosphotransferase — MTNSVKSKQAEHYHAVAASPGIAIGEVYLLDRQRVSVVEYDISDEQISVEIDIFHAAVEKSRQQLRDIQQQLSHHTQSEHFYIIDTQLMILDDEMLLRGTTGFIQEKQINASAALKRVLKQFKKTFECIEDEYLRERGSDIELVGERILRNIRGKNQQQIQNLDRKSIVVAHDLSPADTLQMDKEQVIGFVTDLGGRTSHTAILARSLGLPAVVGLETITSTVSTGMAIIIDGSHGEVILNPDPATLQEYLEKKRRYEFYQQHLQTFCALPACTADGVKVTLQANIELPDEADIALKNGATGIGLLRTEFMYMARSTPPSEQDQFEGYKALVEKIHPSPVTIRTLDVGGDKFVQDLSLQDEANPAMGLRSIRLSLHEKHLFRIQLRAILRASAYGRVRLLFPMISGVAEVRACRKILAEVMDELRKEHVAFDENLPVGIMIETPSAVFLADLLAREVDFFSVGTNDLIQYCLAVDRSNEHVAYLYDPCHPAILRALKTISDAARQAGISASICGEMAAEPMYSLVLLAMGYTDMSMNSCGLSRVKKIMRQWHSADGHALLEQILSRSTATQIAADLRQTVLRHFPDDMQEWEI; from the coding sequence ATGACAAATTCGGTGAAGAGTAAACAGGCAGAGCACTATCATGCTGTTGCGGCTTCTCCTGGTATTGCCATAGGAGAAGTCTACTTGCTCGATCGTCAACGAGTAAGCGTTGTCGAATATGATATTTCCGACGAGCAAATATCTGTGGAAATCGATATTTTCCATGCCGCTGTCGAAAAATCGCGTCAGCAACTTCGCGACATCCAGCAACAATTATCCCACCATACCCAGTCGGAACATTTTTACATCATCGACACTCAGCTGATGATTCTCGATGACGAGATGCTTCTGAGGGGGACGACAGGGTTTATCCAGGAAAAACAGATAAATGCATCGGCAGCCTTAAAGCGAGTTCTAAAGCAATTTAAAAAGACATTCGAGTGTATTGAGGATGAGTATCTCAGGGAGCGCGGTTCCGATATTGAGTTGGTCGGGGAGCGGATTTTGCGCAATATCCGCGGTAAAAACCAGCAGCAGATACAGAACCTTGACCGTAAGTCGATTGTCGTTGCCCACGACCTGTCTCCTGCCGATACCCTGCAGATGGACAAGGAGCAGGTGATCGGTTTTGTGACGGATCTTGGGGGACGGACGTCCCATACGGCAATCCTGGCTCGCTCTTTGGGCCTGCCTGCGGTGGTAGGTCTTGAAACGATTACCTCTACAGTTTCAACTGGGATGGCCATCATCATTGACGGTAGTCATGGCGAGGTGATCCTCAATCCTGACCCGGCAACACTGCAGGAGTACCTGGAAAAGAAACGACGCTACGAATTTTATCAGCAACATCTTCAAACTTTCTGTGCGCTACCCGCCTGTACCGCTGATGGCGTTAAGGTCACGCTTCAGGCGAATATTGAGCTGCCCGATGAGGCGGATATTGCCCTGAAAAACGGTGCCACGGGGATCGGTCTGCTGCGCACCGAATTCATGTACATGGCCCGGTCAACCCCGCCGTCGGAGCAGGATCAGTTTGAAGGGTACAAAGCTCTGGTGGAAAAGATCCATCCATCCCCAGTGACTATCCGCACTTTGGATGTTGGTGGGGATAAATTTGTTCAGGATCTCAGTTTGCAGGATGAGGCCAATCCGGCCATGGGCTTACGCTCAATTCGCCTGTCTTTACACGAAAAGCATCTTTTTCGTATCCAGTTGCGGGCAATTTTACGTGCATCCGCCTATGGTCGTGTCCGTTTATTGTTTCCGATGATCTCCGGTGTGGCCGAAGTGCGCGCCTGTCGCAAGATTCTTGCTGAAGTCATGGATGAATTACGCAAGGAACACGTTGCGTTCGATGAAAACCTTCCTGTCGGGATCATGATTGAAACTCCTTCGGCGGTTTTTCTGGCAGACCTTTTGGCCCGCGAGGTAGACTTTTTTTCAGTCGGTACCAATGATCTGATTCAATACTGTCTGGCTGTTGATCGCAGCAATGAACATGTGGCTTATCTTTATGATCCCTGCCATCCGGCGATTCTCAGGGCCTTGAAAACAATTTCTGATGCGGCCAGACAAGCGGGGATTTCAGCATCTATTTGTGGTGAGATGGCGGCAGAGCCCATGTATAGTTTGGTCTTACTGGCTATGGGATATACTGATATGTCCATGAACAGTTGCGGGTTGTCGCGCGTCAAGAAGATCATGCGTCAATGGCATTCAGCGGATGGTCATGCCCTTCTTGAACAGATTCTCTCTCGATCCACCGCCACACAGATTGCTGCGGATCTACGCCAGACCGTCCTGCGCCATTTTCCCGACGATATGCAGGAATGGGAGATTTGA
- the lptF gene encoding LPS export ABC transporter permease LptF has protein sequence MSSLRLQTYISREIIAPFLLSLVLFTFVLLLSRLLKLIEMVVDKGVAVSEILHLFACLLPSFFVITVPLSFLLAVMLAFGRLSADSEIVAMKAAGFSLYRLSQPVLIIALLVCGFTAYLTLVAEPAGRVKLKQRLIDIAYSKAAVALQPQIFNEEFDGLMMYANDVDNQTNTMTGVFISDERMGNTPSIIVAQRGEIRSDRTNGSLLMHLRDGSIHRPVIRSGKRSYQVVDFQSYDVNLSLNTADKEEKSLNLKPKEMTTKALMQADPELSEEKQRERRVELMERLVLPFSPLIFALLAVPLGIRSHRSPKGGGFSVALFIFLLYYLCLSVAKTMVQENNWPLLGSLWGPSVAFIVVGILLLIRAAQERPLPGSGAATLFYDGLSAIFYRKKDRS, from the coding sequence ATGTCCTCACTACGTTTACAAACATATATTTCGCGGGAAATCATCGCTCCGTTTCTGCTCAGCCTGGTGTTATTTACTTTTGTTCTTTTGCTGAGTCGTTTATTGAAACTGATCGAGATGGTTGTTGATAAAGGAGTTGCGGTCAGCGAAATTCTGCACCTCTTTGCCTGCCTGCTGCCGTCGTTCTTTGTTATCACGGTACCATTGTCATTCCTTCTGGCCGTTATGCTGGCCTTTGGTCGCCTCTCTGCCGACAGTGAGATCGTCGCTATGAAAGCGGCCGGCTTCAGCCTTTATCGGCTATCCCAACCGGTACTGATTATCGCCCTTCTTGTGTGTGGCTTTACAGCCTACTTGACCTTGGTCGCCGAACCGGCCGGTCGCGTTAAGCTCAAGCAACGGTTGATCGATATTGCCTACAGTAAAGCCGCCGTCGCTCTGCAACCACAGATTTTCAATGAAGAGTTTGACGGACTGATGATGTATGCCAATGATGTTGATAATCAGACCAACACCATGACCGGCGTGTTTATCAGCGATGAAAGGATGGGCAACACCCCCTCAATCATTGTCGCCCAACGCGGTGAAATCCGCTCTGATCGCACCAATGGCAGCTTATTGATGCACTTAAGAGACGGCTCGATTCACCGCCCGGTGATCCGCTCCGGAAAACGGTCTTATCAGGTAGTGGATTTCCAAAGCTACGATGTCAACCTGAGCCTGAATACAGCCGACAAAGAGGAGAAGTCTCTTAACCTCAAACCCAAAGAGATGACAACCAAGGCCTTAATGCAGGCAGACCCTGAACTTTCTGAAGAGAAGCAGCGAGAGCGCCGTGTTGAATTGATGGAACGATTGGTCCTACCCTTTTCACCGTTGATTTTTGCTCTGCTGGCGGTCCCACTGGGAATACGTTCCCATCGTTCCCCAAAAGGGGGCGGTTTTTCCGTCGCTCTGTTTATCTTCCTGCTCTATTACTTGTGTCTGTCCGTCGCCAAGACCATGGTCCAGGAAAACAACTGGCCCCTGCTGGGCAGCCTGTGGGGACCAAGCGTCGCTTTCATCGTTGTCGGCATCCTGCTACTGATCCGGGCAGCCCAGGAACGGCCCCTGCCCGGCAGCGGAGCGGCAACCCTGTTCTACGATGGCCTGTCTGCAATCTTCTATCGCAAAAAGGATCGGTCATGA
- a CDS encoding glycosyltransferase, giving the protein MTCCDPTYDLSIVIPVFNEQDALPGLFAALESQVGLSLEIIFSDGGSEDRSTALIDTYRLSSRHRVVLTRGERGRSCQLNRGGQLAHGTWMLFLHADSVWSQADLFFRAVQTLNDERQREDGPVAGHFSLRFSGEALRPRFYRYLSEKAALNLPGTIFGDQGMMLHRTTWHDLNGYDETLPVLEDVELVERLSRSGRMISLPGVLITSSRRYEEDGRLYRQFLNALLLVIFASGQRSLLPVAMGSYRSDHGIARALIVLMQRLWQLPLSAWWCFWYCCGSAVVRYLWVVPFRVYWWRGGSPRLARKLVSRWNVTILTVLDRRLCHSAAAVTLIIVFYLTVLLSLPWCADSVFRRRLSSVKGEIDEFDV; this is encoded by the coding sequence ATGACTTGCTGCGATCCTACCTATGATCTTTCTATTGTCATCCCCGTTTTCAATGAACAGGACGCGTTGCCTGGATTGTTTGCTGCATTGGAATCTCAGGTTGGCCTGTCTCTGGAGATAATTTTCAGTGATGGTGGTTCTGAAGATCGTTCCACGGCATTGATTGATACGTACCGCTTGAGTTCTCGTCACCGGGTTGTGTTGACACGGGGGGAGCGAGGGCGGAGCTGTCAGTTGAATCGTGGCGGACAGCTTGCTCATGGCACCTGGATGCTGTTTTTGCATGCTGATAGCGTTTGGTCGCAAGCGGATCTGTTTTTCCGAGCCGTGCAGACCCTGAATGATGAACGGCAGAGGGAAGACGGTCCGGTTGCCGGTCATTTTTCTTTGAGGTTCAGCGGTGAAGCACTGCGTCCCCGTTTTTATCGTTATCTGTCTGAGAAAGCCGCGTTGAATTTGCCGGGCACCATCTTTGGTGATCAAGGGATGATGCTCCACCGAACCACTTGGCATGACCTGAATGGTTACGATGAAACTCTGCCTGTTCTTGAAGATGTTGAGCTGGTGGAGCGACTTTCACGTTCGGGACGTATGATTTCTTTGCCTGGCGTGCTGATCACTTCCAGCCGCCGTTACGAAGAGGACGGTCGACTGTACCGGCAGTTTCTCAACGCACTTTTACTCGTGATTTTTGCCAGCGGTCAACGCTCTTTATTGCCGGTGGCCATGGGCAGCTATCGCTCTGATCACGGTATTGCCCGCGCCTTGATTGTTCTGATGCAACGACTATGGCAATTGCCCCTGTCCGCGTGGTGGTGTTTCTGGTATTGTTGCGGATCTGCCGTGGTGCGCTATCTTTGGGTTGTCCCATTTCGCGTGTATTGGTGGCGGGGTGGTTCGCCGCGATTGGCGCGAAAGCTGGTCAGTCGCTGGAACGTGACAATTCTCACTGTGCTCGATCGCCGTTTGTGCCATAGTGCGGCAGCTGTTACGCTTATTATTGTGTTTTATCTGACGGTTCTGTTGTCTTTGCCATGGTGTGCGGATAGCGTGTTCCGTCGTCGTTTATCATCTGTTAAAGGAGAGATTGATGAGTTCGATGTCTGA